One genomic window of Pagrus major chromosome 22, Pma_NU_1.0 includes the following:
- the trib2 gene encoding tribbles homolog 2 has protein sequence MNIQRSNPINISRYGRSRHKSHDFEELSCLRTTESHQSFSPNLGSPSPPETPDSSHCISRIGDYLLLEPLEGDHVFRAAHLHSGEELVCKVFDIGRYQESLAAYFALGQHQHINQILEILLGETRAYVFFERSYGDMHSFVRTCKKLREDEAARLFYQIASAVAHCHDNGLVLRDLKLRKFVFKNEDRSLVKLESLEDTYILDGLDDSLSDKHGCPAYVSPEILNANGSYSGKAADVWSLGVMLYTILVGRYPFHDVEPGSLFSKIRRGHFNIPETLTPKAKCLIRSILRREPAERLTSREILEHPWFTSSGALGGAVVHGRGEREQEQMVPEVNMEEELEQFFS, from the exons ATGAACATACAGAGGTCAAATCCAATTAACATTTCACGTTATGGGAGATCGCGGCACAAATCGCACGATTTCGAAGAATTGTCTTGCTTAAGGACTACAGAGTCGCACCAGAGCTTCAGCCCCAACCTCGGGTCCCCCAGCCCGCCGGAGACCCCGGACTCCTCGCACTGTATCTCCCGCATCGGGGACTACCTTTTGTTGGAACCACTGGAGGGAGACCACGTTTTCAGAGCCGCCCACCTGCACAGCGGGGAAGAGCTCGTATGTAAG GTTTTCGACATTGGTCGATACCAGGAGTCACTGGCGGCCTACTTCGCCCTGGGCCAGCACCAGCACATTAACCAAATCCTGGAGATCTTGCTCGGGGAGACTCGAGCCTACGTGTTCTTTGAGAGGAGCTATGGAGACATGCACTCTTTCGTCCGCACCTGCAAGAAGTTGCGGGAGGACGAAGCTGCCCGACTCTTCTATCAGATAGCCTCGGCCGTGGCACATTGCCACGACAACGGACTGGTCCTCCGTGACCTCAAACTGAGGAAGTTTGTCTTCAAGAATGAGGACAG AAGCCTCGTGAAGCTGGAGAGCCTTGAGGACACTTATATCCTGGATGGTCTTGATGACTCCCTGTCAGACAAACACGGCTGCCCAGCTTATGTCAGTCCTGAGATCCTCAATGCCAACGGCAGCTATTCGGGGAAGGCGGCTGACGTCTGGAGTCTGGGCGTCATGCTTTATACCATCCTCGTCGGGCGCTACCCTTTCCACGACGTTGAGCCCGGCTCTCTGTTCAGCAAAATCCGCAGGGGCCACTTCAACATCCCGGAGACGCTCACGCCCAAGGCCAAGTGCCTGATCCGCTCCATCCTCCGACGGGAACCCGCAGAGCGCCTCACCTCTCGGGAGATTCTGGAGCACCCCTGGTTCACTTCCTCCGGGGCGCTAGGGGGCGCCGTGGTGCACGGCAGAGGGGAAAGGGAGCAGGAGCAGATGGTGCCTGAGGTGAacatggaggaggagctggagcaaTTCTTCAGCTGA